From one Prochlorococcus marinus str. MIT 0912 genomic stretch:
- a CDS encoding TM0106 family RecB-like putative nuclease: MKCNKSKPINDHLLRSWIRCRRKAWLEIYGDKQKKLWTAHSTLQLNHQIECFHNLSQKSYGIGIQACEEGKNIAYGVRLKYPLIKNRIIKGNLPILKKTSGESIWGNFSYQPVLARQGKKITREHRLILAMKALLINNLQKYQVEKGVILHKENKIIKVEKIRLSDKINKELIDSLLNLEKDIESKTPPPITSNRKKCTICSWRKDCDAVSIKEGSLSEVSGIGAKRELLLNKVGINSIEELAKIKHYKLKEKLERFGTQHGDISKQIILQSQSQIRNKAIKINSEITLNNLKEAKGLYIYDIESDPDIKHDFLHGFIRLPKNIKDEISLEKTKYSPLLNLEKNTESFLWERITKKLSLNKDYPIIHYGETEPISLLKLGLSQGANPHEIEALKKRFIDIHLLIRECWCLPVRNYGLKSIAEWIGFEWEKTNVDGARALLWWRQWKKSRKINKMYSRNLNSIFEYNRDDCIATLMIAKWLVDHE, from the coding sequence ATGAAATGTAATAAATCCAAACCAATTAATGATCACCTTTTAAGGAGTTGGATTCGATGCAGAAGAAAAGCGTGGCTCGAAATTTATGGTGATAAACAAAAAAAGTTGTGGACCGCTCATAGCACACTTCAATTAAATCATCAAATAGAATGCTTTCATAATCTCTCACAAAAAAGTTATGGGATAGGAATTCAAGCGTGTGAAGAGGGGAAAAACATCGCCTATGGGGTCAGACTTAAATATCCTCTTATTAAAAATAGAATTATCAAAGGAAATTTACCGATCCTAAAGAAGACATCAGGAGAAAGTATATGGGGTAATTTTTCTTACCAACCAGTTTTAGCTAGGCAAGGAAAAAAAATCACAAGAGAGCATAGATTAATACTTGCAATGAAAGCTTTATTAATCAATAACTTACAGAAATATCAAGTCGAAAAAGGGGTGATATTACACAAAGAAAATAAAATCATCAAAGTCGAAAAGATAAGATTAAGTGATAAAATTAATAAAGAATTAATCGATTCATTATTAAATCTAGAGAAAGATATTGAATCAAAAACTCCTCCACCCATAACTTCTAATAGAAAAAAATGCACAATATGTTCATGGAGAAAAGATTGTGATGCTGTATCAATCAAAGAGGGAAGTCTAAGTGAAGTTAGCGGAATTGGAGCAAAAAGAGAACTTTTATTAAATAAAGTTGGCATTAATAGTATAGAAGAATTAGCGAAGATTAAGCATTATAAATTAAAGGAAAAGCTTGAAAGATTTGGCACACAACATGGTGATATTTCCAAACAAATTATTTTACAATCGCAATCACAAATTAGAAACAAGGCAATCAAAATAAATTCAGAAATAACACTTAATAATTTAAAGGAAGCAAAAGGCTTATATATTTATGATATTGAATCTGACCCAGATATTAAACATGATTTTTTACATGGATTTATTCGATTACCAAAAAATATTAAAGACGAAATAAGTTTAGAAAAAACTAAATATTCACCATTACTTAATCTTGAAAAAAATACTGAAAGTTTTCTCTGGGAAAGAATAACGAAAAAATTAAGTCTTAATAAAGACTATCCCATTATTCATTATGGTGAAACAGAACCAATATCTTTACTAAAGCTGGGATTAAGTCAAGGGGCTAATCCACATGAAATTGAAGCATTAAAAAAAAGATTTATTGATATACATTTATTAATTAGAGAATGCTGGTGCCTTCCAGTAAGAAATTATGGTCTTAAATCAATCGCAGAATGGATTGGATTTGAATGGGAAAAAACTAATGTAGATGGAGCTAGAGCTCTTTTATGGTGGAGACAATGGAAAAAATCACGTAAAATAAACAAAATGTATTCTAGGAATTTAAATTCAATTTTTGAATATAATCGTGATGACTGCATAGCTACCTTAATGATCGCGAAGTGGTTAGTAGATCACGAGTGA
- the fabI gene encoding enoyl-ACP reductase FabI — MLLDLSGKKILVTGIANNRSIAWGIAQQLKAAGAELGITYLPDEKGRFEAKVKELTSPLNPSLFLPLNVQNSSQIEEVFEAIKNQWGQIDGLVHCLAFAGKEELVGNYSATSSEGFSRALEISAYSLAPLCKYAKPLFSQGAGVVTLTYLGAERAIPNYNVMGVAKAALEASVRYLSEELGPENQVRVNAISAGPIRTLASSAIGGILDMIHNVEEKAPLRRTVTQIEVGNTAAFLLSDLSSGISGQTVYVDAGYCINGM, encoded by the coding sequence ATGCTTCTCGATCTTAGTGGCAAAAAAATCCTTGTTACAGGAATAGCAAACAACAGATCAATTGCCTGGGGCATTGCACAACAGTTAAAAGCAGCTGGAGCTGAACTAGGAATTACATACTTACCCGATGAAAAAGGTAGATTTGAAGCAAAAGTAAAAGAACTTACTTCTCCTTTAAATCCAAGCCTGTTCTTACCACTTAATGTTCAAAACTCTTCTCAAATTGAGGAAGTTTTTGAAGCCATTAAAAATCAATGGGGACAGATTGATGGATTAGTTCACTGTCTAGCCTTTGCAGGGAAAGAAGAATTAGTAGGTAATTACAGTGCAACTTCTTCAGAGGGATTCTCAAGAGCCCTAGAAATCAGTGCTTACTCGCTCGCCCCACTTTGTAAATATGCAAAACCTCTTTTCAGTCAAGGTGCAGGAGTAGTCACCTTGACTTATTTAGGAGCAGAAAGGGCTATTCCCAATTACAACGTAATGGGAGTTGCTAAAGCAGCGTTGGAGGCATCCGTTAGATATCTTTCGGAAGAACTTGGTCCTGAAAATCAGGTTCGAGTTAATGCTATTAGTGCTGGACCAATAAGAACTCTCGCGAGTTCAGCTATTGGAGGAATTCTGGACATGATTCATAACGTCGAAGAAAAGGCTCCCCTCAGGAGAACCGTTACTCAAATCGAGGTAGGTAATACCGCTGCTTTCTTGCTTAGCGATCTTTCGAGTGGTATATCAGGACAAACTGTTTATGTTGATGCAGGTTATTGCATAAATGGAATGTAA
- a CDS encoding carotenoid oxygenase family protein — protein MAVSYLKRETSPQQTIFSKEDWSSAYCNVEKELDHAELKLVKGSIPEQISGTFYRNGPGRLERGGRWVHHPFDGDGMIAAFKFKNGKISLTNRFVRTKEWAEEEKSQNFLYRGVFGTQKKGGILANAFDVRLKNIANTHVIKLGDDLLALWEASSPYSLNPNTLETNGLSDLKGVLKKGEAFSAHPRFDPGHHKSQRMVTFGVSTGPKSTIRLMEFSTEGENIGSLLSDRKDSFNGFAFLHDFAITPNWAIFLQNAISFNPLPFLLGQKGAAQCLASKPDGTPKFLLIPRDAGKFSGQPPKTVNAPKGFVFHHLNAWEDNEKINIESIFYDDFPSIKPEDNFREIDFDLLPEGILKRSEINPIENTFNCSTISNQCCEFAMVNPHFEGLKARFSWMATAEEKEGNGPLQAIKKIDLSNNKEISWSAAPKGFVSEPIFIPSQGSKSEEDNGWIVALVWNSIRSGTDLILLDSKDLTEKAILEVPISIPHGLHGSWVEN, from the coding sequence GTGGCAGTTAGTTACTTAAAAAGAGAAACATCACCACAGCAAACCATCTTCAGCAAAGAAGATTGGTCTAGTGCATATTGCAATGTTGAAAAAGAATTAGATCACGCTGAACTCAAACTGGTAAAAGGGTCTATTCCTGAGCAAATTTCTGGTACCTTTTATCGAAACGGACCAGGCAGATTAGAAAGAGGCGGAAGATGGGTCCATCATCCATTTGATGGAGATGGCATGATTGCTGCCTTCAAATTTAAAAATGGGAAAATAAGCCTCACAAATCGTTTTGTACGCACAAAGGAATGGGCAGAAGAAGAAAAATCACAGAATTTTCTATATAGAGGTGTATTTGGAACTCAAAAAAAAGGAGGGATATTAGCTAATGCTTTTGATGTAAGGCTAAAAAATATTGCCAATACTCACGTAATAAAACTTGGAGATGATCTACTAGCTTTATGGGAAGCATCCAGTCCATATTCACTTAATCCAAATACCCTTGAGACCAATGGTTTATCTGATTTAAAAGGAGTTTTAAAAAAAGGTGAGGCATTTAGTGCTCATCCAAGATTTGACCCTGGCCATCATAAAAGCCAAAGAATGGTAACTTTTGGGGTGTCTACAGGTCCTAAAAGCACAATTAGATTGATGGAGTTTTCCACAGAAGGAGAAAATATTGGTTCTCTTTTAAGTGATAGAAAAGATTCTTTTAATGGATTTGCGTTCTTGCATGATTTTGCCATAACTCCAAACTGGGCAATATTTCTGCAAAATGCTATTAGTTTTAATCCTCTCCCGTTCCTACTTGGACAAAAAGGAGCCGCACAATGTTTGGCTTCCAAACCAGATGGGACTCCAAAATTTTTATTAATTCCAAGAGACGCTGGCAAATTTTCTGGTCAACCTCCAAAAACAGTTAATGCTCCCAAGGGTTTTGTTTTTCATCATCTAAATGCATGGGAAGATAATGAAAAAATCAATATTGAAAGTATTTTTTATGATGATTTTCCTAGTATTAAGCCAGAGGATAATTTTAGAGAAATTGATTTTGATCTTTTACCAGAAGGAATTTTGAAAAGAAGTGAAATCAATCCAATAGAAAATACATTTAACTGTTCAACCATAAGCAATCAATGTTGTGAATTTGCAATGGTCAATCCTCATTTCGAAGGATTAAAGGCCCGCTTCAGTTGGATGGCAACTGCGGAAGAGAAAGAAGGTAATGGGCCACTACAAGCTATAAAAAAAATCGATTTATCTAACAATAAAGAAATAAGTTGGAGTGCTGCTCCTAAAGGTTTTGTAAGTGAGCCTATATTTATTCCATCCCAAGGATCAAAATCTGAAGAAGACAATGGATGGATTGTTGCATTGGTTTGGAATAGTATTAGATCTGGAACTGATTTAATACTCCTTGATTCTAAAGATCTGACTGAAAAGGCTATTCTTGAAGTTCCAATTTCAATTCCACATGGATTACACGGAAGCTGGGTTGAAAATTAA
- a CDS encoding folate-binding protein YgfZ has protein sequence MTKIKPLIWDETFPSLLLKGEGAAAFLHGQTTADVFANKELDRIFMSCWLSTIGSLKAILEIRLSEDTAEIVIISGEINSIRDGFEAVIFPADKVKLEVIDPIRRRQEINNNNSWKKSNFSWIDNNDLILEDISNSTKATKQELENWKIRQGIPSFDREINGETNPYELGLADTINLDKGCYLGQEAMARLFRSKSLKCQLRYWEAYGESNEFDIGKKFFSTNQEQGLKKSLGFITSSIRGKDNFFNGLALIKRNFLDQDFCFSENGNSITIKKTISFTNPF, from the coding sequence ATGACAAAGATTAAACCATTGATTTGGGATGAAACATTTCCCTCATTACTTCTAAAAGGGGAAGGTGCTGCTGCTTTCTTGCATGGTCAAACAACCGCTGATGTTTTTGCTAACAAAGAACTAGACCGAATATTCATGAGTTGTTGGCTATCAACCATTGGATCTTTAAAAGCTATATTGGAAATTCGACTTTCAGAAGATACGGCTGAGATAGTTATTATTAGTGGTGAAATTAATTCTATAAGAGATGGATTTGAAGCAGTGATATTTCCAGCAGATAAAGTTAAGTTAGAAGTTATAGATCCAATCAGAAGAAGACAAGAAATAAATAATAATAATTCATGGAAGAAATCAAATTTTAGTTGGATTGATAATAATGATTTGATTCTAGAAGATATAAGTAATTCTACAAAAGCTACTAAACAAGAATTGGAAAATTGGAAAATAAGACAAGGAATCCCCAGCTTTGATAGAGAGATAAATGGAGAAACAAATCCTTATGAATTAGGATTAGCAGATACTATAAATCTTGATAAAGGCTGTTATCTAGGTCAAGAGGCAATGGCTAGGTTGTTTAGGTCTAAATCTCTAAAATGTCAACTTCGTTATTGGGAAGCTTATGGAGAATCTAATGAGTTTGATATTGGTAAAAAATTTTTTAGCACTAATCAAGAACAAGGATTAAAAAAAAGTTTAGGATTTATTACTTCTTCAATTAGGGGCAAAGATAATTTTTTTAATGGACTGGCATTAATTAAGAGAAATTTTCTTGATCAGGATTTTTGTTTTTCTGAAAATGGTAACTCTATAACTATCAAAAAAACAATATCTTTTACTAATCCGTTTTAA
- the rdgB gene encoding RdgB/HAM1 family non-canonical purine NTP pyrophosphatase, with amino-acid sequence MDNLPLVIASGNEGKIGEFKKLLEDFPFDLLTQPVGCEIEETGNTFMENARIKAIAVSQATGYLSLADDSGLSVEALGGAPGIYSSRYANSDKERIEKLLAELKPFQNRKAKFECALCIASGSKVLIEVSGFCEGLITFTPKGKKGFGYDPIFEVSGLGETYAEMDHEKKKHIGHRGNAFKLLIPELKKLLVSIKM; translated from the coding sequence TTGGATAATCTCCCTCTAGTAATTGCTAGTGGCAATGAAGGTAAAATCGGAGAATTTAAAAAACTTTTAGAGGATTTTCCATTTGATTTATTGACTCAACCTGTTGGATGTGAGATTGAGGAAACAGGGAATACATTTATGGAAAACGCAAGAATCAAAGCCATTGCTGTTAGTCAAGCGACAGGTTATTTGTCTCTTGCTGACGACTCTGGGTTAAGTGTTGAGGCTCTTGGAGGGGCTCCGGGTATTTATTCTTCTAGGTATGCAAATTCGGATAAGGAAAGAATTGAAAAACTATTAGCGGAGCTAAAACCTTTTCAAAATAGAAAAGCTAAATTTGAATGTGCATTATGTATAGCTAGTGGGTCAAAAGTGTTGATAGAAGTTTCAGGCTTTTGTGAAGGTCTAATAACTTTTACCCCAAAAGGGAAAAAAGGGTTTGGTTATGATCCGATTTTTGAAGTTTCTGGATTAGGTGAGACTTATGCGGAAATGGACCACGAGAAAAAAAAGCACATTGGTCACAGGGGGAATGCATTCAAATTGCTCATACCAGAATTGAAAAAACTATTGGTTTCTATAAAAATGTAG
- a CDS encoding thioredoxin family protein — protein MVRTASTMLPLGTQLPAFELGVVSGVNLSPDDSLKGLSHISSFELTKRPLLMMVICAHCPFVKHVESGITNLFNSFGDDVQFLAISSNSVKTHPQDSPEFLANQANQLGWKFPYLFDSDQKLAKALKAACTPDFYIFWPSPDGVSTLRYRGQMDGSRPGNEIPVSGDDIRLALRSLLNGEDISANQKPSIGCNIKWHPGMEPEWFG, from the coding sequence ATGGTTCGAACAGCCTCAACAATGCTTCCATTAGGAACTCAATTACCTGCCTTTGAGTTAGGTGTGGTTTCAGGCGTGAACCTCTCTCCGGATGATTCTTTAAAAGGTCTTAGTCATATCAGTAGTTTTGAATTAACAAAAAGACCATTGTTGATGATGGTCATATGCGCTCATTGTCCATTTGTTAAACATGTAGAAAGTGGAATCACAAATTTATTCAATTCTTTTGGTGATGACGTTCAATTCTTGGCTATTTCTAGCAATAGCGTGAAAACACACCCGCAAGACTCGCCAGAATTCCTCGCCAATCAAGCTAATCAACTGGGATGGAAGTTCCCTTATTTATTTGATTCTGATCAAAAATTAGCAAAGGCGCTTAAAGCGGCATGTACGCCCGATTTTTATATTTTTTGGCCTTCTCCAGATGGAGTCTCAACATTGAGATACAGGGGACAAATGGACGGAAGTCGTCCTGGTAATGAAATACCTGTTTCTGGTGATGATATTCGTCTAGCACTTAGATCATTATTAAATGGAGAAGATATTTCAGCTAATCAAAAACCTTCTATTGGTTGCAACATCAAATGGCATCCTGGTATGGAGCCTGAGTGGTTTGGATGA
- a CDS encoding phosphoglucomutase/phosphomannomutase family protein has protein sequence MKKKKLNLAKEEISFGTDGWRGILGVDFTLERLLKVAAAAAQELAYVKEKKNNKIIIGYDRRFLAEEMAEAVASAVRGVDLVPLLSSSALPTPSCSWGVVEENALGALVITASHNPCEWLGLKIKGPFGGSVDSSFTDSVQKRLDAGGISIPVEDLTQRVDFRKQHLLGISKKFDMPLIANGLRKLGVKIFVDPMHGSAAGCMSELFGSDSDELIYELRTKRDPCFGGNPPEPMKGYLSQLIEEVEDSFKEGKLTMGIVFDGDGDRIAAIDEKGRYCNTQLLMPVLIDHLARFKNMSGCVVKTVSGSDLMRLVAEDLGREVLEKPVGFKYIAEEMLSREVLIGGEESGGVGFGHHLPERDALFTALLLMESIVADSKCLGEKIDSLHARFGESHFERIDLTLKDMEMRRNLEKFLKQKTPSSIGHKSVLEVVSTDGIKLVLDKSHWLMFRFSGTEPLLRIYCEAPSTAEVTSTLYYAKQLIDHSFG, from the coding sequence ATGAAAAAGAAAAAGTTGAATCTCGCTAAAGAGGAAATTTCTTTCGGAACGGATGGATGGAGAGGAATATTAGGCGTTGATTTCACTTTGGAAAGATTACTTAAAGTTGCAGCAGCAGCAGCTCAGGAGCTTGCTTATGTGAAGGAGAAAAAAAATAATAAAATAATCATTGGTTATGACCGACGTTTTCTCGCAGAGGAGATGGCTGAGGCGGTTGCATCTGCAGTTAGAGGAGTAGATTTAGTACCTTTATTGTCTTCTTCTGCGCTGCCAACTCCCTCTTGTAGCTGGGGAGTAGTGGAAGAAAATGCACTTGGTGCACTTGTGATTACAGCAAGTCATAACCCATGCGAATGGTTGGGTTTGAAAATAAAAGGTCCTTTTGGAGGCTCAGTTGATAGCTCTTTCACCGATTCCGTTCAAAAAAGATTAGATGCTGGAGGAATATCAATTCCCGTCGAAGACTTAACCCAGAGAGTTGATTTTCGAAAACAACATCTATTGGGGATTAGTAAGAAATTTGACATGCCTTTGATTGCTAATGGCTTAAGAAAATTAGGTGTGAAAATTTTTGTTGATCCAATGCATGGATCTGCAGCGGGGTGCATGTCTGAATTATTTGGCTCTGATAGTGATGAGCTTATTTATGAGTTAAGAACAAAAAGAGATCCTTGTTTTGGTGGTAACCCTCCAGAACCTATGAAGGGTTACCTATCGCAATTAATAGAAGAAGTTGAGGATTCTTTCAAAGAAGGTAAGTTGACTATGGGCATAGTTTTTGATGGAGATGGAGATCGAATTGCAGCGATAGATGAAAAAGGTAGATATTGCAATACACAGTTGTTAATGCCTGTTCTTATAGATCATCTAGCAAGATTCAAAAACATGTCAGGTTGTGTTGTTAAAACTGTAAGCGGTTCGGACTTGATGCGATTGGTTGCGGAAGACTTGGGGAGAGAAGTGCTCGAGAAGCCAGTTGGGTTTAAATATATTGCTGAAGAAATGCTTTCAAGAGAAGTTCTCATTGGAGGAGAGGAGTCAGGGGGAGTTGGATTTGGACATCATTTGCCAGAGCGTGATGCTTTGTTTACCGCTTTGCTTTTGATGGAGTCAATAGTTGCTGATAGTAAATGTTTAGGTGAGAAAATAGATTCTCTTCATGCTCGTTTTGGCGAGAGTCATTTTGAACGTATTGATTTAACTCTCAAAGATATGGAGATGAGAAGGAACTTGGAAAAATTTTTAAAACAGAAAACTCCATCTTCAATAGGTCATAAATCAGTTTTAGAGGTTGTTTCAACTGATGGAATAAAACTTGTACTTGATAAAAGTCATTGGCTTATGTTCCGCTTCTCTGGAACTGAGCCTCTTTTAAGAATTTATTGTGAAGCCCCTTCCACTGCAGAAGTTACTTCCACTTTGTATTATGCAAAGCAACTTATAGATCATAGTTTTGGATAA
- a CDS encoding cryptochrome/photolyase family protein, whose product MKKFQSIFWHRRDLRIEDNIGLFEASKNSKKLIGVYVLDPNLLDLKRTTSEAKNWFLGESLLELQKNWELRGSCLLILNGDPIKLIPKLAELIKAEYIYWNENIEPYETNRDKQVAEKLTKDKRKVYTFLDQLIVNPYNIKTNNDEPYKVYGPFYRKWINIIKSTNVSDNNLIKIPKIAEKIIGFNDRELSSIKNSNLNYCLTRKSESIYDLLYSNRFKNTNLCPCTPGESESLKQLNFFIHSGIINSYNQARDIPSLEKTSNLSAALSLGTISCRAVWNGAQVSKNMTTDDYKRNSIDTWIKELAWREFYQNALINFPELEKGPYRKKWLDFSWQNRADWLNAWENGLTGIPIVDAAMRQLKGSGWMHNRCRMIVASFLVKDLLIDWRLGELFFMKNLVDGDLASNNGGWQWSASSGMDPKPMRIFNPFRQASKFDEDGNYIRKWIPELSHISTPNLLSGELISAERNGYPKPIINHKNQTSIFKELYSNIK is encoded by the coding sequence ATGAAAAAGTTTCAATCAATATTTTGGCATAGAAGAGATTTAAGAATTGAAGACAATATAGGTCTATTTGAAGCATCTAAAAATTCAAAAAAACTCATAGGAGTATATGTTTTAGACCCCAATCTTTTAGATCTCAAAAGAACTACATCTGAGGCAAAGAATTGGTTTTTGGGCGAAAGTCTTTTAGAGCTACAAAAGAATTGGGAGCTAAGAGGAAGTTGTTTATTAATATTGAATGGAGATCCTATAAAATTAATTCCTAAATTAGCGGAATTAATCAAAGCTGAATATATTTATTGGAACGAGAATATTGAACCTTATGAAACCAATAGAGATAAACAAGTTGCAGAAAAACTTACAAAAGATAAAAGGAAAGTTTATACTTTTTTAGATCAATTAATTGTCAATCCATATAATATCAAAACAAATAATGATGAGCCTTACAAAGTATATGGACCTTTTTATCGTAAATGGATTAATATAATTAAATCAACCAACGTATCAGATAATAATTTAATAAAAATACCAAAAATAGCTGAAAAGATTATAGGTTTTAATGATAGAGAATTATCATCAATTAAGAACTCTAATTTAAACTACTGCCTTACCAGAAAAAGTGAATCTATTTATGATTTACTTTATTCAAATAGATTCAAGAATACCAATCTCTGTCCTTGCACACCAGGAGAATCAGAGTCACTAAAGCAATTAAACTTTTTCATACATTCAGGAATTATAAATTCATACAATCAAGCAAGAGATATTCCATCTTTAGAAAAGACTTCTAATCTAAGTGCTGCTTTAAGTTTAGGTACAATAAGTTGCAGGGCAGTATGGAATGGGGCTCAAGTATCAAAAAACATGACGACTGATGATTACAAAAGAAATTCTATTGATACCTGGATAAAGGAACTTGCTTGGAGAGAGTTTTATCAAAATGCTCTCATTAATTTCCCAGAGCTTGAGAAAGGTCCATACAGGAAAAAATGGTTAGATTTTTCATGGCAAAATAGAGCTGATTGGCTGAATGCGTGGGAGAATGGATTGACAGGTATTCCAATAGTTGATGCTGCAATGAGACAACTTAAGGGTTCCGGATGGATGCATAATCGATGCAGAATGATTGTTGCTTCTTTTCTAGTAAAAGACCTTTTAATTGATTGGCGATTGGGAGAACTTTTCTTCATGAAAAACCTAGTTGATGGTGACTTAGCATCAAACAATGGAGGTTGGCAATGGAGTGCTAGCAGTGGAATGGATCCAAAACCTATGAGAATATTTAATCCTTTTAGACAAGCTTCTAAATTTGACGAAGATGGTAATTATATACGAAAATGGATCCCTGAGTTATCACACATTTCGACGCCTAATTTACTTTCAGGTGAACTAATTTCTGCGGAGAGAAATGGCTATCCAAAACCTATAATCAACCATAAAAATCAAACTTCCATATTCAAAGAATTATATTCAAATATTAAATAG
- a CDS encoding DegT/DnrJ/EryC1/StrS family aminotransferase yields the protein MQIPPFSLEAQISEIGEEIEEALIKVFRSGKYIGGEEVTSFEKAFALATETAYSVSCNSGTDALILALRSLNIGKGDEVITSSFSFFATAEAITSVGAKPVFVDIDPENYLMDLDLIEKEITPRTKAILPVHLFGHPLDMDKIMAIAEGKNIKVIEDCAQAAGAHWRGKPVGSYGDIGCFSFFPTKNLGAGGDGGAITTNDFDLAKTIRELAIHGMPKRYFHTNIGYNSRLDSLQAAILNVKLSRLNKWVEQRRAIAINYINKLSTIESIKLPSNTLINNSDHSWNQFAIRIMDNSFVKNIKFSSDDVIDSLSRDLFKTELEGLGVNTIIYYPIPIHLQPVYKALGYKEGSLPVTEKVCNQVISLPIFPELKTIEQSYIIDKIKEIFKR from the coding sequence ATGCAAATACCTCCTTTTAGCCTTGAAGCTCAAATTTCTGAAATTGGAGAAGAGATTGAAGAAGCTTTAATAAAGGTTTTTAGAAGCGGAAAATATATTGGAGGAGAAGAGGTGACTTCCTTCGAAAAAGCTTTTGCTTTAGCTACAGAAACTGCTTACTCAGTTAGTTGTAATAGTGGAACTGATGCATTAATTCTTGCTTTAAGATCACTAAATATTGGTAAAGGTGATGAGGTGATTACCTCATCATTTAGTTTTTTTGCTACTGCAGAAGCAATTACAAGTGTTGGAGCTAAGCCGGTTTTTGTAGATATTGATCCTGAAAATTATCTTATGGATCTGGATTTAATAGAAAAAGAAATAACACCTAGAACAAAAGCTATTTTGCCTGTGCATTTGTTTGGCCATCCACTAGATATGGATAAAATAATGGCAATTGCTGAAGGCAAAAATATAAAGGTTATAGAAGATTGTGCGCAAGCGGCTGGTGCTCATTGGCGAGGTAAACCCGTAGGAAGTTATGGGGATATAGGTTGTTTTAGTTTTTTTCCTACTAAAAATTTAGGTGCAGGAGGAGATGGAGGAGCCATAACTACTAATGATTTTGATCTGGCAAAAACAATTAGGGAATTAGCTATTCACGGGATGCCAAAGAGATATTTTCATACAAATATTGGATATAATAGTAGGCTTGATTCATTACAAGCTGCAATCTTAAATGTTAAGTTATCTCGATTAAATAAATGGGTCGAGCAAAGAAGAGCAATAGCAATCAACTATATAAACAAGTTATCAACTATAGAGTCAATTAAATTACCATCTAATACTTTGATCAATAATTCTGATCATTCTTGGAATCAATTTGCAATAAGAATAATGGACAATTCGTTTGTTAAAAATATAAAATTTTCTTCCGATGATGTTATTGATAGTCTGAGTAGAGATCTATTTAAAACTGAACTTGAAGGACTTGGAGTGAATACAATAATTTATTACCCAATACCTATACATCTTCAACCTGTATATAAAGCATTAGGATATAAAGAAGGGTCTCTTCCCGTTACTGAAAAAGTATGTAATCAGGTTATTAGTTTACCTATCTTCCCTGAATTGAAAACTATTGAGCAATCATATATAATTGACAAAATAAAAGAAATATTTAAAAGATAA
- the hisB gene encoding imidazoleglycerol-phosphate dehydratase HisB — MKKTREGEISRKTKETDVFVKIDLDGSGKCIANTGIGFLDHMIQQLSSHGLFDIEVRANGDTHIDDHHSNEDVGIAIGQALSKALGDRIGIKRFGHFSAPLDEALIQVVVDCSGRPHLSFNLDIPSQKVGTYDTELVKEFFAAVVNNGGLTLHIRQLAGNNTHHIIEATFKSFARALRMATEIDPRRSSQIPSSKGVLEQAGK; from the coding sequence ATGAAAAAAACAAGAGAAGGAGAGATTAGCCGGAAAACCAAGGAAACTGACGTTTTTGTGAAAATTGATCTTGATGGTTCTGGAAAATGCATTGCAAATACAGGGATTGGTTTTCTAGACCATATGATCCAACAATTATCTAGTCATGGATTATTTGATATTGAAGTAAGAGCTAATGGAGATACTCACATAGACGATCATCACAGCAATGAAGATGTTGGTATTGCTATTGGACAAGCCCTGTCAAAAGCATTAGGTGATCGAATTGGAATAAAACGCTTTGGTCATTTTTCAGCTCCGCTTGATGAAGCTCTTATTCAAGTTGTGGTTGATTGTTCAGGTCGACCACATTTAAGTTTTAATTTAGATATTCCTTCTCAAAAAGTGGGAACTTATGATACAGAGTTGGTTAAAGAATTTTTTGCTGCTGTTGTGAATAATGGTGGGTTAACTCTCCACATCAGACAATTGGCGGGAAATAATACCCACCACATAATTGAGGCTACTTTCAAATCTTTTGCAAGAGCCCTTCGGATGGCTACTGAAATTGACCCTAGAAGGTCAAGTCAAATTCCAAGCAGTAAAGGAGTTCTTGAACAGGCTGGTAAATAA